From the Rhinoderma darwinii isolate aRhiDar2 chromosome 12, aRhiDar2.hap1, whole genome shotgun sequence genome, one window contains:
- the LRR1 gene encoding leucine-rich repeat protein 1 codes for MKLQCEVEVINRMLPTFGMRNRGRGTRAVLSVGRQEEKSSGQRGPIYLMICTIKDKAGSRYKLQDNIENLFSKFVNEGKATIRLREPAMDICLSKADVGNLKNFISAVSLAHKGTDASPVPLSRLTPAKTSEIEKPRAKMIITCKKDYPLTKNFPYSLEHLQVSYCKLARVDMRMLCLKKLQKLDLSNNHIKKLPKTIGDLVCLQELTLHSNFLETFEVELCDSTLRNSLKSLDLSENKLKALPFQFCNFRELINLKLDGNELVQLPFAIGKLGKLRFLSATKNKLPYLPNSFKMLVLENLDLFGNPFEKANPMVPDIQLKIPLTLLETTSRATLSYRIPYGPQVIPKHLCQDLSVAKTCDCGGPCLSSFIQTIVAMNLHQVSQTVVLVDSMGGTEAPIICYFCSLTCYSMFLDKYLQSTRV; via the exons ATGAAGCTGCAGTGTGAGGTGGAAGTGATTAACCGGATGCTCCCGACATTCGGCATGAGGAATAGAGGGAGAGGGACCCGGGCTGTGCTGTCCGTGGGGAGACAGGAGGAAAAGAGCTCCGGGCAGCGGGGTCCCATCTACCTAATGATCTGTACCATCAAAGACAAGGCTGGCTCCAGATACAAG CTGCAGGACAACATTGAGAATTTGTTTTCCAAGTTTGTAAATGAAGGAAAAGCGACAATACGACTTAGAGAGCCAGCGATGGATATATGTCTCAGTAag GCTGATGTTGGCAACCTGAAAAACTTCATTTCTGCAGTGAGTTTGGCACATAAGGGCACTGATGCCAGCCCTGTACCGCTGTCACGTCTGACTCCCGCTAAGACCTCCGAAATAGAAAAACCCAGAGCCAAAATGATTATTACTTGCAAGAAAGACTACCCGCTCACCAAGAACTTCCCCTATTCTCTAGAACATCTTCAGGTCTCCTACTGCAAGCTGGCTCGAGTGGACATGCGGATGCTATGCTTAAAGAAACTTCAGAAACTTGATCTCAGCAACAACCATATCAAGAAGCTGCCGAAGACCATAGGTGATCTGGTGTGTCTCCAGGAGCTGACCCTGCACAGTAACTTCCTAGAGACGTTTGAGGTGGAGCTGTGCGACTCCACCTTGAGGAACTCTCTGAAGTCTTTGGACTTGAGTGAAAACAAACTTAAGGCTCTTCCTTTCCAGTTCTGCAATTTCCGAGAACTTATCAATCTGAAGCTTGATGGCAATGAGCTCGTTCAGTTGCCGTTTGCCATTGGCAAGCTGGGTAAACTGCGCTTCCTTTCTGCCACCAAAAATAAACTTCCATATCTTCCCAACAGCTTCAAAATGTTAGTGCTTGAGAATCTGGATCTGTTTGGTAATCCTTTTGAGAAAGCAAATCCCATGGTTCCCGACATCCAGTTGAAGATCCCGCTTACATTACTGGAAACCACTTCAAGGGCGACTCTTAGCTACAG AATTCCATATGGACCACAAGTGATCCCCAAGCACCTCTGCCAGGATCTGTCAGTGGCCAAAACGTGTGACTGCGGCGGGCCGTGCTTGTCTTCCTTCATCCAGACGATTGTTGCAATGAATCTACACCAGGTGTCTCAGACAGTGGTCCTCGTGGACTCCATGGGTGGGACAGAGGCCCCCATTATCTGTTACTTCTGCTCTCTCACCTGTTATTCAATGTTCCTCGACAAATACCTGCAAAGCACCAGAGTGTAA
- the MGAT2 gene encoding alpha-1,6-mannosyl-glycoprotein 2-beta-N-acetylglucosaminyltransferase, which produces MRCRIYKRKVIILTLVVVACGLALWSSGKQKKNDFVQDSEAEKPHSRGHVSPGIRKLANESVAEKVQKPEVDNMTLVYRSVVFQLNFDQTIKNVETIKRPPDDIVIVVQVHNRPDYLRFLLESLRRAKGIENVLLIFSHDYWSPEINQIVASVDFCQVLQIFFPFSVQLYPNEFPGHDPKDCPRDIEKNDAIKLGCINAEYPDSFGHYREAKFSQTKHHWWWKLHFVWEKVKILKDHKGLILLIEEDHYLAPDFYYLLKKMWNRKNEECPDCDVMTLGTYARLQTFSEKADKVEVKTWKSTEHNMGMAMSRETYQKLIQCTDTFCSYDDYNWDWTLQHLTVTCLPMFWKVIVPEVPRIYHTGSCGMHHKKSCKPTTESAKLEALFTGNQNYLFPENVLISRRYSMAALSPHVKNGGWGDIRDHELCKSYRRLQ; this is translated from the coding sequence ATGAGGTGCCGAATATATAAAAGGAAAGTCATCATCCTCACTCTGGTGGTGGTAGCCTGCGGCTTGGCATTATGGAGTAGCGGGAAACAAAAGAAAAATGACTTTGTGCAAGACTCCGAGGCGGAAAAACCACACAGCAGGGGGCACGTGTCACCGGGGATTAGGAAACTGGCCAATGAGTCCGTGGCGGAGAAAGTACAGAAGCCAGAAGTGGATAACATGACTTTGGTTTACAGATCTGTGGTTTTCCAGCTCAATTTTGACCAAACCATTAAAAATGTGGAAACCATAAAACGTCCTCCTGATGACATAGTGATCGTAGTGCAGGTGCACAATCGTCCGGACTATTTGCGCTTTCTCTTGGAGTCCCTGCGCAGAGCAAAGGGCATAGAAAACGTCCTACTGATATTCAGCCACGACTACTGGTCCCCGGAAATCAACCAGATTGTGGCTAGTGTGGATTTTTGTCAGGTGCTCCAGATATTTTTCCCCTTCAGCGTCCAGCTCTACCCGAACGAATTCCCCGGGCATGACCCTAAGGATTGTCCTAGAGACATAGAGAAGAACGACGCCATCAAGCTTGGCTGCATCAATGCCGAATACCCAGATTCTTTCGGACATTACAGAGAAGCCAAGTTCTCCCAGACAAAGCATCACTGGTGGTGGAAACTGCATTTCGTGTGGGAGAAGGTCAAGATCTTAAAAGACCACAAGGGTCTAATCTTGCTGATTGAAGAAGATCATTACCTGGCCCCCGACTTTTATTACCTCCTTAAAAAGATGTGGAACAGGAAGAACGAGGAATGTCCCGACTGTGACGTCATGACTCTTGGGACCTACGCCCGTCTCCAGACGTTCTCTGAGAAAGCGGATAAAGTGGAGGTGAAGACTTGGAAGTCTACGGAACACAACATGGGGATGGCCATGAGCAGGGAGACCTACCAGAAACTTATCCAGTGCACGGACACTTTTTGCTCCTACGACGACTATAACTGGGACTGGACCCTCCAGCATCTGACTGTTACTTGTCTTCCTATGTTCTGGAAAGTTATCGTCCCCGAAGTTCCCAGGATTTATCACACCGGAAGTTGTGGGATGCACCATAAGAAATCATGTAAACCAACGACCGAAAGTGCCAAACTGGAGGCTTTGTTCACCGGCAACCAGAATTACTTGTTTCCGGAAAACGTACTGATCAGTAGGCGATACTCAATGGCGGCTTTGTCACCTCACGTGAAAAATGGCGGATGGGGAGACATTAGGGACCATGAGTTATGTAAGAGCTATCGCAGACTGCAGTGA